The Deltaproteobacteria bacterium genome has a window encoding:
- a CDS encoding DUF104 domain-containing protein — MLSACSVAWLYGRFLRMQKAIEVVYTRGVLKPLETLELEEGAQLTLLLLPAINEHAQEGYTYLVARDHPRRRQLYVKERNLTVGQLVRSIRADHLLPADAAERYDLPLAAIEEALAYYQAHRELIEAEAEAEKRYLLEKGYPLEPQDLS, encoded by the coding sequence ATGCTATCGGCTTGCTCGGTCGCTTGGCTCTATGGTAGGTTCCTACGCATGCAGAAAGCCATTGAAGTCGTCTACACACGGGGCGTGCTGAAGCCTCTAGAAACCCTTGAACTTGAAGAAGGGGCACAGCTCACGCTGCTCCTCCTCCCCGCGATCAACGAACATGCGCAGGAAGGGTATACGTACCTCGTTGCGAGAGACCACCCGAGGAGACGCCAGCTCTACGTCAAAGAGAGAAATCTCACGGTTGGACAGTTGGTTCGAAGTATCCGTGCAGACCATCTCCTCCCGGCGGATGCGGCGGAGCGCTACGATCTGCCGCTTGCAGCGATCGAAGAAGCGCTCGCGTATTACCAGGCTCACCGTGAACTGATTGAGGCGGAGGCGGAAGCAGAGAAGCGCTACCTGCTGGAAAAAGGCTATCCTCTTGAGCCTCAAGATTTATCTTGA
- a CDS encoding glutathione S-transferase family protein — protein MITIHHLGVSQSDRIVWLMEELNLPYQLKWYNRGPDQLAPAEYLALHPTATAPVIQDGDVTLTESAVIVEYICHRYAGGKLTVGPTQPNYAEYLYWMHFNNNVLGLFFAKLALGAKAGSPEAEMIGKAIKRREEAYYRYLDQRLGKSPYLAGPEFTCADVMVTFNLTALPLFGGRAIADLPNVVAYVKRIGERPAYKKAMEIAGPAAVPPKA, from the coding sequence ATGATCACTATTCACCATCTTGGCGTGTCGCAGTCGGATCGTATTGTTTGGTTGATGGAAGAGTTAAACCTGCCCTACCAACTGAAGTGGTACAACCGCGGCCCAGATCAATTGGCCCCGGCGGAATACCTGGCCCTGCATCCGACAGCCACCGCGCCCGTGATTCAAGATGGCGACGTCACGCTCACCGAATCGGCAGTGATTGTCGAGTACATCTGTCATCGCTACGCCGGTGGCAAACTGACGGTCGGTCCGACGCAACCGAACTACGCGGAGTATTTGTACTGGATGCATTTCAACAATAACGTCCTGGGACTATTCTTTGCGAAACTCGCGCTAGGCGCCAAGGCCGGTAGCCCCGAGGCGGAAATGATTGGCAAAGCGATCAAGCGGCGCGAGGAGGCCTACTACCGCTATCTGGACCAACGCCTGGGTAAGTCGCCCTATCTGGCCGGTCCCGAGTTTACCTGTGCCGATGTGATGGTGACCTTCAACCTGACTGCACTGCCACTGTTTGGTGGACGCGCTATCGCTGATCTGCCGAACGTTGTGGCGTATGTAAAACGCATCGGCGAACGGCCAGCCTATAAAAAGGCGATGGAGATTGCCGGTCCCGCCGCGGTCCCGCCCAAGGCGTAA
- a CDS encoding (Fe-S)-binding protein: MAQFNYSAYYRRLQEIKKLQIPAEAVCWTEQYHPPDRAYDIVLYLGCNILRTPDVAADVVTVFRALGLDFIAVAGVQFCCGITWDRFGDVAKGQTVTDLTIERLASYKAGTVVHWCPSCDVHFSDVVTGRDAKTIPFDVTNAPAFLADLSQRGHIPWHHDVTGRVALHCHSGRDGHESGQRRAQADQAHVSQLLSQISGLQFLGAVTAPPEFDYDCGPSSIRVDRAQWLALRVNQLNAVRQTGADTLVTVSHACQREWCDASDASLTVRNYISLVAEAIGCTRSYESDSLGRLKHADNIDEIVASTQANWTSHGLSKEQAEDIAEKYSWETPAPRSSAP, from the coding sequence ATGGCGCAGTTCAATTACTCAGCCTATTACCGTCGATTGCAAGAGATCAAGAAGCTGCAGATCCCAGCAGAGGCGGTGTGCTGGACTGAGCAGTATCATCCGCCCGATCGTGCCTACGATATTGTCTTGTATCTTGGCTGCAACATTTTGCGCACACCTGATGTGGCAGCGGATGTGGTTACCGTGTTTCGTGCATTAGGGCTTGATTTCATTGCGGTTGCAGGCGTGCAGTTCTGTTGCGGGATTACCTGGGATCGCTTCGGTGATGTCGCCAAAGGACAGACAGTGACAGATTTGACCATTGAGCGGCTGGCCTCGTACAAAGCGGGGACCGTCGTCCATTGGTGTCCGTCATGTGACGTGCATTTCTCTGATGTCGTCACCGGGAGAGATGCGAAAACGATTCCTTTCGATGTCACGAATGCTCCTGCGTTCTTAGCCGACCTCAGTCAGCGTGGGCACATCCCCTGGCATCACGATGTCACGGGTCGTGTGGCGTTACATTGTCATAGTGGACGTGACGGGCATGAGTCCGGCCAGCGGCGTGCGCAAGCGGACCAAGCGCATGTGAGTCAGTTGCTATCACAGATTTCCGGATTACAATTCCTCGGTGCGGTGACAGCCCCGCCAGAGTTTGATTACGACTGTGGCCCCAGCTCGATCCGCGTAGATCGTGCCCAGTGGCTGGCATTACGCGTGAATCAACTCAATGCGGTACGCCAAACTGGCGCTGATACATTGGTGACTGTCTCACACGCTTGTCAACGTGAGTGGTGCGATGCCAGCGATGCAAGTCTGACCGTCAGAAATTATATTTCGCTTGTGGCAGAAGCGATAGGCTGCACTCGGAGTTATGAAAGTGATTCGTTAGGACGCTTAAAGCACGCGGACAATATCGACGAGATCGTTGCCAGTACCCAAGCGAATTGGACCAGTCACGGATTGAGTAAAGAACAAGCCGAAGACATTGCCGAGAAGTATTCCTGGGAAACTCCAGCGCCACGTTCGTCAGCACCGTGA
- a CDS encoding glutathione S-transferase family protein encodes MKIYYAPNTRAVRIVWLFEELGLPYELERFKLGDAAMRAPEYLTLHPMGRVPTLQDGEVTIFESGAIVQYVLAKYGTGRLVPDVASPEFPLYLQWLHYAEGMIMPPVNTIIVETILLKPERRNQANVDRAVKLLSQMLSAVDSGLRGREFLAGDFSGADIMTGHACIVATRLGADVSNKPNVAAYVERLQQRPALQRAWDA; translated from the coding sequence ATGAAAATCTATTATGCACCGAATACCCGCGCCGTCCGCATTGTCTGGTTGTTCGAGGAGCTTGGGCTGCCCTATGAACTGGAGCGCTTCAAGTTAGGCGATGCCGCGATGCGCGCACCAGAGTATCTCACGCTGCACCCGATGGGCCGCGTGCCGACCTTGCAGGACGGTGAGGTCACGATCTTCGAATCTGGGGCGATTGTGCAGTATGTGTTGGCGAAGTATGGCACCGGCCGTCTCGTGCCGGATGTTGCTTCCCCCGAGTTCCCGCTGTACCTGCAATGGTTGCACTATGCCGAAGGCATGATTATGCCGCCGGTCAACACCATCATCGTCGAGACGATTCTGCTCAAGCCGGAACGGCGCAACCAAGCCAACGTCGATCGTGCCGTCAAGCTGCTGTCGCAGATGCTGAGCGCCGTCGATAGCGGATTACGAGGGCGCGAATTTCTCGCCGGCGATTTCAGCGGTGCCGACATCATGACTGGCCATGCCTGCATTGTGGCTACGCGACTGGGGGCAGATGTTTCCAATAAGCCTAATGTCGCTGCTTATGTGGAACGGCTGCAACAGCGACCAGCACTGCAACGCGCATGGGATGCCTGA